One window of the Chitinophaga niabensis genome contains the following:
- a CDS encoding BT_3987 domain-containing protein: MKYLLSILSIILISACKYDKDIPHPELYEKVYMPQAVNLPSIVNLVMADTPQTIIFGAAFGGPRNNSNNLEVKFKVDASLVAAYNQLNGTAYEVMPAGSYELLQTSGIIAKGQQSTAPLKLQIKTAGVLESLKKYLLPVTIEQVTGNLPVNENLRTAYFLVEAQRDGLNLKVISYGKKSTVFDVNAVADVLRPLGGDLIVIREIDKNTKRSGYVDMPAEIAKKLGMFSYFAKAINHDGGEYGTAVLSKFPITDSAAFILPTPSGEPGPLAVIKVKVKEGQILTFAGTHFNANVTLRAGQPAKLLEFLQPYDGPVIVGGNFNDQLAGDTYLALKTRFTLICTEGCAFNYPATNPASNTDYIIYSPANRFRVVENRVGTVSTSDHLPVISQMQVYY, translated from the coding sequence ATGAAGTATTTACTCAGTATACTATCAATTATTCTCATTTCCGCCTGTAAGTACGATAAGGATATCCCTCATCCGGAATTGTATGAAAAGGTATATATGCCACAGGCCGTGAACCTGCCTTCCATCGTGAACCTGGTGATGGCAGATACACCACAGACCATCATCTTCGGCGCTGCCTTTGGCGGGCCGCGTAATAACAGCAATAACCTGGAAGTAAAGTTCAAGGTAGATGCATCGCTTGTAGCAGCTTACAATCAATTGAACGGCACTGCCTACGAAGTGATGCCGGCCGGCAGTTATGAACTGTTGCAAACCAGCGGTATCATTGCCAAAGGGCAGCAAAGTACTGCACCGCTGAAGTTGCAGATTAAAACAGCGGGTGTACTGGAATCACTGAAGAAATATCTTTTACCGGTTACGATAGAGCAGGTAACAGGAAATCTACCGGTGAATGAGAACCTGCGCACCGCCTACTTTTTAGTGGAAGCACAAAGAGACGGCCTGAACCTGAAAGTGATCTCTTATGGTAAGAAGTCAACCGTATTTGATGTGAATGCGGTGGCAGATGTTTTACGTCCATTAGGTGGAGATCTGATCGTGATCAGGGAGATAGACAAGAATACTAAACGCAGCGGTTACGTAGATATGCCTGCGGAGATCGCGAAGAAGCTGGGTATGTTCAGCTACTTTGCCAAAGCTATTAATCATGATGGCGGAGAATATGGTACCGCCGTGTTATCCAAATTCCCGATCACAGACAGTGCGGCATTTATACTGCCCACACCTTCCGGCGAACCCGGTCCGCTGGCTGTGATCAAAGTGAAAGTAAAAGAAGGGCAGATCCTCACATTTGCCGGTACACATTTCAATGCGAACGTTACTTTAAGAGCTGGCCAGCCGGCTAAGTTACTGGAGTTCTTACAGCCTTATGACGGGCCGGTTATTGTTGGCGGTAACTTCAATGATCAATTGGCAGGAGATACCTACCTGGCCTTAAAAACACGCTTTACGCTGATCTGTACAGAAGGTTGCGCTTTCAACTACCCGGCTACCAACCCTGCCAGTAACACAGACTATATTATCTATTCACCTGCTAACCGTTTCAGGGTAGTAGAGAATAGAGTAGGAACTGTTTCCACCAGTGATCACCTTCCTGTAATTTCTCAAATGCAGGTTTATTATTAG
- a CDS encoding endonuclease/exonuclease/phosphatase family protein — protein sequence MIRLILLSFLALSCGKSNGGTNPPVPVDTSVKVRVKVLSYNIRRGIPMTGTAIDLQGTADVIKSIQPDLVALSEVDRYTKRSGATVDQAKELGRLTGMYHYFTKAMAYDGGEYGDAVLSRFPILDSLRLELPIALAGSEPRSVAMITVEAEGMKFNFAATHLDHLGAEDNRILQANRLVKDLTQTPLILAGDLNALPTSQTIGILKQQFTMGCLNCAYTFPSDKPDRTIDYIMYKPGNHFRVISYGPVTGKLASDHLPLVAILQMTKK from the coding sequence ATGATAAGATTGATTTTATTGTCCTTTCTGGCGCTCTCCTGTGGTAAAAGTAATGGCGGTACCAATCCTCCGGTACCGGTGGATACTTCCGTAAAGGTGCGTGTTAAAGTGCTGAGTTATAATATCCGCAGGGGTATTCCCATGACCGGCACTGCGATAGATTTGCAGGGAACCGCAGATGTGATCAAATCTATTCAGCCGGACCTGGTAGCCCTTTCTGAAGTGGACCGCTATACAAAACGCAGTGGTGCTACAGTAGATCAGGCAAAAGAATTGGGCAGGTTAACCGGTATGTATCATTACTTCACCAAAGCCATGGCATATGATGGTGGTGAGTATGGAGATGCCGTGCTTTCCCGTTTCCCTATCCTGGATTCCCTGCGGCTGGAATTACCGATCGCGCTGGCAGGTTCTGAACCAAGGTCTGTGGCTATGATCACCGTAGAAGCAGAAGGTATGAAGTTCAACTTCGCTGCTACGCACCTGGATCACCTGGGAGCAGAAGATAACCGCATTCTCCAGGCAAACAGGTTGGTGAAGGATCTCACGCAAACTCCTTTGATCCTGGCAGGTGACCTGAATGCTTTGCCAACGAGCCAGACGATTGGCATCTTAAAACAGCAGTTCACCATGGGATGTTTGAATTGTGCTTATACTTTTCCTTCGGATAAGCCGGACAGAACGATCGATTATATTATGTATAAACCCGGAAATCATTTCAGGGTGATCAGTTATGGCCCGGTCACCGGAAAGCTGGCCTCAGACCATTTACCGCTGGTGGCTATTTTGCAGATGACTAAAAAATAA
- a CDS encoding RNA polymerase sigma-70 factor, protein MPEIPAKVLFDELFVTNRDKIYRFAFKLTNDAARAEEVTQQCFIRLWENIDKVQPGQDIFPLLFVYVKNIIIDETRRLYREKKNLGELTLHKKEVREEGSAENTLLYKELRKEMQQLIARLPEQRRNIYLLSRDQGHTHKEIAAQLSLSPMTVRNHLQLAAQFIRRELMARYDMEKITL, encoded by the coding sequence ATGCCTGAAATCCCAGCTAAAGTGCTTTTTGACGAGTTGTTTGTCACAAACCGGGACAAGATCTACCGCTTTGCGTTCAAGCTAACCAATGATGCCGCAAGAGCAGAAGAAGTTACGCAGCAATGCTTTATCAGGTTATGGGAGAATATTGATAAAGTGCAGCCAGGGCAGGATATTTTCCCTTTATTGTTTGTGTACGTAAAGAATATCATCATTGATGAAACCCGCAGGTTATACCGGGAAAAGAAAAACCTTGGTGAGTTAACCCTTCATAAAAAGGAGGTCCGCGAAGAGGGATCTGCTGAGAATACCTTATTGTACAAAGAGTTGCGTAAAGAAATGCAGCAACTCATAGCCCGGTTGCCGGAACAGCGAAGGAATATTTACCTGTTGAGCCGGGATCAGGGGCATACCCACAAAGAAATTGCTGCCCAATTGTCCCTATCACCTATGACCGTCAGGAATCATCTGCAACTGGCGGCACAATTCATTCGAAGAGAGCTGATGGCTCGTTATGATATGGAAAAGATCACGCTGTAA
- a CDS encoding TonB-dependent receptor yields MQKSTQRFCKGTTMFFCVILPSSLFAQSYKGLADKVSLNMEHATAVQVVKSLEKQTKYSFTYDPEYLQACTLSNLRFKDSKLEDVLSYMDIYAPLDIEFSNNAIALRKGRQEKKPVEEKGRISGKVVDNKNEPLPGVTIIAENGPGVVSNVDGTYELNLSPGIYNLTFSYISYETRKVTEITVKNKENVPLDIVLKSEGSRLKGVTVTANYKRASVEGLYAIQKNNSAITDGISAEQISRTPDKNIGEVLKRVSGLATVDNKYVVVRGLSERYNQAVLNGQVMPSTELNRKNFSFDLIPSNIVDNVTVVKTLTPDRNAEFGGGLVEVNTLDIPVNNFLNIGVGGSVNSNTTNKNFRSLELDGSEYRAQAAPHRNLLGKLDWSNTKDVIAAYNAGGKNPRMFSNNWGLYDMNASPSQNYQLSAGRAIRLSAKDQLGVILALSYRNTFATQDIRMSRDGFEGSSEGEQVSFNGKRYGFTTNLGGMFGIGYRNEKLRLSYQAMYLRMYDQQLVFGKGAHANPSATLLGYYDLTTQTALTQHQLKGEYALGNKGVKLKWLGAYINLDRNKPDNHQFKADIIESDYLATNDMNISNPFSNGINAGALRLWSRAFEKNYTWDVSASIPFKLFNWDHTFKTGYGGWSKDRLFYVLNTGSQQYNTQDFPPISKTFIPERGGQIVVSQFADDFDKTANLHAVYGMFDNKFGEKLRLVWGLRAEYYNMNNVNALLDSTYSDAVKDRDPNWRLFPSANLTYSLTSKMNLRLAYANSIIRPDLRELSYFSEYDFELGGQYHSALVRSTLVRHLDFRYEYYPGPGEILSLSLFHKEFKHPMEIYKEGDNRSYKLANNASATNLGLEIEMRKTLAFTKVPVLKNVTLYGNFTALDAKVKQGYSKTFTDPATSKLIIIDSVGRTEKRPQTGASNYMVNAGIYYDTKPFSLSLVYNYVTNRMFRPSEFYRESLFERPIQALDGQVAFRFLKQKAEVRLAIANLLDSYNIVYRNFYADGEITNGRKDPSIKDLLYQKGKDQIDYEARPGRTYSATLSYSF; encoded by the coding sequence ATGCAAAAATCTACACAAAGATTTTGTAAAGGGACCACTATGTTCTTTTGTGTGATCCTCCCGTCCTCTTTATTTGCACAATCTTATAAAGGACTGGCAGATAAGGTATCCCTTAATATGGAACATGCTACTGCCGTTCAGGTGGTAAAATCACTGGAAAAACAAACGAAGTACTCTTTTACCTATGACCCTGAATACCTGCAGGCCTGTACTTTAAGCAACCTTCGCTTTAAAGACAGTAAACTGGAAGATGTTCTGAGTTATATGGATATCTACGCACCATTGGATATTGAATTTTCAAACAATGCCATTGCACTACGCAAGGGCCGTCAGGAAAAAAAACCTGTGGAAGAAAAAGGCCGCATCAGCGGGAAAGTAGTGGACAACAAAAATGAACCGCTGCCAGGTGTAACTATCATAGCCGAGAATGGCCCCGGTGTTGTAAGTAATGTGGATGGAACATATGAATTAAACCTCTCTCCCGGCATATACAACCTTACCTTCAGCTATATCTCCTACGAAACACGCAAAGTAACAGAGATCACTGTAAAAAATAAAGAGAACGTTCCGCTGGATATCGTATTAAAAAGCGAGGGGTCACGTCTGAAAGGAGTAACTGTAACAGCCAATTACAAACGTGCTTCCGTAGAAGGTTTATACGCTATACAAAAGAATAACTCAGCTATTACAGATGGTATAAGTGCTGAACAGATCAGCCGCACACCGGATAAAAATATCGGGGAGGTATTAAAAAGAGTTAGCGGTTTGGCCACTGTGGATAATAAATATGTGGTAGTACGCGGATTAAGTGAGCGTTACAACCAGGCTGTACTGAATGGCCAGGTTATGCCCAGCACAGAACTGAACCGTAAAAACTTCAGCTTCGACCTGATCCCTTCTAACATTGTAGACAACGTAACGGTAGTAAAAACGTTAACTCCTGACAGGAATGCAGAATTTGGTGGCGGCCTGGTAGAAGTAAATACGCTGGACATTCCAGTCAATAACTTTTTAAACATCGGTGTTGGCGGTAGTGTAAACTCTAACACTACAAATAAGAACTTTCGCAGTCTTGAATTAGACGGAAGTGAATACCGGGCACAAGCAGCTCCCCACCGGAACCTTTTAGGTAAACTGGATTGGAGTAATACAAAGGATGTAATAGCTGCATATAATGCCGGTGGCAAAAATCCCCGGATGTTCAGCAACAACTGGGGCCTCTATGATATGAATGCCAGTCCTTCGCAGAACTATCAGCTCTCTGCAGGCCGCGCTATCCGTTTATCTGCAAAAGATCAGCTGGGTGTGATACTGGCACTGAGCTACAGGAATACCTTCGCTACCCAGGATATCCGCATGAGCCGTGATGGATTTGAAGGCAGTTCCGAAGGCGAGCAGGTTAGCTTTAATGGTAAAAGATATGGTTTCACCACCAACCTGGGAGGAATGTTCGGTATCGGTTACCGTAATGAAAAGCTACGGCTTTCTTACCAGGCTATGTACCTGCGTATGTACGACCAGCAACTTGTATTTGGTAAAGGTGCACACGCAAATCCTTCTGCAACGCTGTTAGGTTATTACGACCTTACCACGCAAACAGCGCTCACTCAGCACCAGCTGAAAGGAGAATACGCACTGGGTAACAAAGGTGTTAAACTTAAATGGCTGGGTGCTTATATTAACCTGGACCGTAATAAGCCAGACAATCATCAGTTTAAGGCTGACATTATTGAAAGCGACTACCTGGCAACAAATGATATGAACATCTCCAACCCATTTAGCAATGGGATCAATGCCGGGGCGCTGCGTTTATGGAGCCGTGCTTTCGAAAAGAACTATACATGGGATGTTTCTGCCTCCATACCGTTTAAACTGTTCAATTGGGACCATACATTTAAAACCGGCTACGGCGGATGGTCGAAAGATCGTTTGTTCTATGTACTGAATACCGGATCACAACAGTACAACACCCAGGATTTTCCACCCATTTCAAAAACATTTATACCGGAAAGAGGAGGACAGATAGTAGTAAGCCAGTTCGCAGATGACTTTGATAAAACCGCAAACCTGCACGCCGTATATGGTATGTTCGACAATAAATTTGGTGAGAAATTACGCCTCGTATGGGGTCTGAGAGCTGAGTATTATAACATGAACAATGTAAACGCATTACTGGACAGCACCTATAGTGACGCAGTAAAAGACAGAGACCCAAACTGGCGCCTCTTCCCTTCTGCTAATCTTACCTATAGCCTCACTTCAAAAATGAACCTCCGCCTGGCCTATGCCAATAGTATCATCCGTCCCGATCTGCGTGAATTATCCTATTTCAGTGAGTATGATTTTGAACTGGGAGGCCAATACCATAGCGCACTTGTAAGATCTACACTGGTAAGGCACCTCGATTTCAGATACGAATACTATCCAGGCCCCGGAGAGATACTTTCGCTCTCTCTCTTCCACAAAGAGTTTAAACACCCAATGGAAATATATAAAGAAGGAGATAACAGGAGTTACAAACTAGCCAATAACGCCAGCGCCACTAACCTTGGATTGGAAATAGAAATGCGGAAAACGTTGGCTTTCACAAAAGTACCGGTGTTGAAGAACGTCACTTTATATGGCAACTTTACGGCCCTGGATGCAAAAGTGAAACAAGGATACTCCAAGACTTTCACAGATCCGGCTACCAGCAAACTGATCATCATAGATTCTGTTGGCAGAACAGAAAAACGCCCACAAACAGGAGCCAGCAACTATATGGTGAACGCAGGTATTTATTATGATACCAAACCGTTCTCTCTCAGCCTTGTATACAATTATGTTACTAACAGGATGTTCCGCCCCTCTGAATTCTACAGGGAGTCGCTATTTGAAAGGCCAATACAGGCCCTGGATGGACAGGTTGCTTTCCGTTTCCTGAAACAAAAAGCGGAGGTGAGACTAGCCATTGCTAACCTGTTAGACAGCTACAACATTGTATACCGGAACTTTTATGCAGACGGGGAAATCACAAATGGAAGAAAGGACCCTTCCATAAAAGACTTACTCTATCAGAAAGGAAAAGACCAGATTGATTATGAAGCAAGACCAGGCCGCACATACAGCGCCACCCTTTCTTATAGTTTTTAA
- a CDS encoding FecR family protein has protein sequence MDQQLIEKYFKGNCTAEEVERVEAYLQKGETEEMDAYLHEVWSATAEEEVIVPVKKISRWYGIAATVTMLILGGTWLWQSERKDTGRAATVHNDTVVNKSDHVQLLTLTDGSKVFMGPFSSIIYTSQYNDTSRELWLNGEAYFEVAKDSRRAFKVHTDGLVTTALGTAFNIATGNQADGSIQVSLTAGKVSVSTVSESYLLEPGQMVRYRKGKSLELPAAFNVATVLDWKNGKVVFEGTSLEDAFAKLQSRYGCTIIFDNAQLGKRKVTGVFNRNEGAIHILNVLRYVHNFSYRLSGTNHFIITGDERKQ, from the coding sequence ATGGACCAGCAATTGATCGAAAAGTACTTTAAAGGAAACTGCACGGCGGAAGAAGTGGAGCGCGTGGAAGCGTATCTGCAAAAAGGGGAAACGGAGGAAATGGACGCTTACCTGCATGAAGTATGGTCTGCTACGGCAGAAGAAGAAGTAATTGTTCCGGTAAAAAAAATAAGCCGCTGGTACGGTATTGCTGCAACAGTAACTATGCTGATACTGGGGGGCACATGGCTATGGCAGTCTGAAAGGAAAGATACCGGCAGAGCCGCAACCGTTCATAATGATACCGTTGTTAACAAAAGCGACCATGTACAGTTGCTGACCCTTACAGACGGATCTAAAGTATTCATGGGACCATTTTCATCCATTATTTATACATCGCAGTACAATGACACCAGCAGAGAGTTGTGGCTGAACGGAGAAGCTTATTTTGAAGTGGCGAAGGACAGTCGCCGCGCATTTAAAGTACATACAGACGGGCTGGTTACTACTGCCCTGGGAACCGCTTTCAATATTGCTACCGGTAATCAGGCAGATGGAAGTATACAGGTGAGCCTTACTGCCGGAAAGGTGTCTGTATCTACAGTCTCCGAAAGCTACCTGTTAGAGCCGGGCCAAATGGTACGGTACAGGAAAGGTAAATCACTGGAACTACCTGCAGCATTTAATGTAGCAACAGTGCTGGATTGGAAGAACGGGAAGGTGGTCTTTGAAGGTACTTCGCTTGAGGATGCTTTTGCCAAATTACAAAGCCGCTATGGATGCACCATCATATTCGACAATGCCCAGTTAGGGAAACGGAAAGTAACCGGAGTATTTAACAGGAACGAAGGAGCCATACATATTCTGAACGTTTTACGGTATGTTCATAATTTTTCTTATCGCTTATCAGGAACTAATCATTTTATCATTACCGGGGATGAGCGCAAGCAATAA
- a CDS encoding S41 family peptidase encodes MKPFFCYILCLLLLTACRKNDTTPPPERRDSLGRVNQWILDSMRRFYYWQDEIPAQPDFSLPSDQFFTSLLSKKDRFSYLSGNGIAPSSNSYFIFGFHYIITQVRSQVIGVVTFVNTNGAAYNAGLRRGSYFMAVNGQTITAENMNTINKVLNKAGSLTIAAAVYKNEVFMQEGGNIQLSPGYANENAVHYTRVFQQDGKKTGYLYYSSFDENYDAALLTAFNKFKQAGITELILDLRYNAGGSVASSAKLGTLIADKLTQQEVYVIYQGNKYEGRKTQTLQAALQTSASNAGKQYTELASAGIHINKVYILTTGGTGSASELLVNNLPPFLEVVQIGSNTHGKDEASFSLRDLRSPRQVNWVLTPIIYKLQNKLGQGSYANGILPKYPIDETATLPLSEVGATQDVLLRKALELIYGATIPSNPVNLRLAHPAIPARTLYRSSDNITKL; translated from the coding sequence GTGAAACCATTTTTTTGTTATATCCTTTGCCTTTTGCTGTTAACCGCTTGCCGCAAAAATGACACAACCCCGCCGCCTGAACGAAGAGACAGTCTGGGCCGCGTTAATCAATGGATACTGGATAGTATGCGGCGGTTCTATTACTGGCAGGATGAGATACCGGCCCAACCGGATTTTTCACTTCCTTCTGACCAGTTCTTTACCAGCCTGTTATCCAAAAAAGACCGTTTTTCCTACCTCAGCGGAAATGGTATCGCTCCATCTTCCAACAGCTATTTCATATTTGGTTTTCACTACATTATCACCCAGGTACGTAGCCAGGTTATTGGTGTGGTTACTTTTGTGAATACAAACGGCGCCGCCTACAATGCAGGATTGAGAAGAGGCAGTTACTTCATGGCAGTGAACGGGCAAACCATTACTGCGGAAAATATGAACACCATTAATAAAGTATTGAATAAAGCAGGGTCACTCACCATCGCAGCTGCTGTATATAAGAATGAGGTGTTTATGCAGGAAGGGGGCAACATCCAGCTCTCCCCCGGTTATGCCAATGAGAATGCTGTTCACTATACCCGTGTATTTCAGCAGGACGGGAAAAAAACAGGTTATCTCTATTATTCATCTTTCGATGAAAATTATGATGCCGCCCTCCTGACCGCTTTTAATAAATTCAAGCAGGCCGGTATTACAGAGCTGATCCTGGACCTGCGGTATAATGCGGGCGGCAGTGTAGCCAGCAGTGCAAAATTAGGTACGCTGATAGCTGATAAATTAACCCAGCAGGAAGTATATGTTATTTATCAGGGTAATAAATATGAAGGAAGAAAAACACAAACCCTGCAGGCAGCATTGCAAACATCCGCTTCCAATGCCGGAAAACAATATACAGAACTGGCCAGCGCCGGTATACATATAAATAAAGTATACATTCTTACCACAGGGGGTACCGGGTCCGCATCAGAATTATTGGTGAACAACCTTCCTCCCTTCCTGGAAGTGGTTCAGATAGGCAGTAATACCCATGGAAAGGACGAAGCCTCCTTTTCTCTAAGGGATCTCCGGAGCCCCAGGCAGGTGAACTGGGTACTTACACCTATTATATATAAGCTGCAAAATAAACTGGGGCAAGGAAGCTATGCAAACGGCATCCTGCCCAAATACCCGATAGATGAAACAGCTACCCTGCCGCTCAGCGAAGTGGGGGCTACACAGGATGTATTGTTACGCAAAGCGCTGGAACTGATCTATGGAGCCACAATCCCTTCAAACCCTGTGAACCTGCGCCTGGCGCATCCGGCTATACCCGCCAGAACCCTGTACCGTTCCAGCGACAATATTACCAAATTGTAA
- a CDS encoding DUF4254 domain-containing protein, with protein MFTELCIGIFDQSIRDYHVHNDIYRKVENPYGKTTVEHLLYGKNWIDTVQWHLEDVVRDPHIDPVKALDLKRWIDRSNQERTDMVEYIDSYFLDKYKDAIPQPKATINTESPAWAIDRLSILGLKIYHMQEEATRPDASEEHRKTCQRKLDILLEQQKDLSTAIEELLEDISKGRKYMKVYKQMKMYNDPSLNPVLYGQKP; from the coding sequence ATGTTTACTGAACTTTGTATTGGCATTTTTGACCAGAGTATCCGGGATTACCATGTTCACAATGATATTTACCGGAAAGTGGAGAACCCATACGGAAAAACTACCGTGGAACACCTGTTATACGGGAAAAACTGGATAGATACTGTTCAGTGGCACCTGGAAGATGTGGTACGGGACCCGCATATCGATCCGGTAAAAGCCCTGGACCTGAAACGCTGGATCGACCGCTCCAACCAGGAACGGACAGATATGGTGGAATACATAGACAGCTACTTTCTTGATAAATATAAGGACGCGATCCCCCAGCCGAAGGCTACCATTAACACGGAAAGCCCCGCCTGGGCAATAGACCGCCTCTCCATCCTGGGGCTCAAGATCTACCACATGCAGGAGGAAGCTACCCGCCCGGATGCCAGTGAAGAGCATCGCAAAACCTGCCAGCGGAAGCTGGACATCCTGCTGGAACAGCAAAAAGACCTTTCTACCGCCATCGAGGAGTTGCTGGAAGATATCAGCAAGGGCCGCAAATACATGAAAGTGTACAAACAGATGAAGATGTACAACGATCCTTCCCTCAATCCTGTATTATATGGCCAAAAGCCGTAG
- a CDS encoding glycosyltransferase family 9 protein produces the protein MAKSRSILAIRFSAMGDVAMTIPVMKEVLDAHPELTIIFVTNKNWGPLCEGIPRLVFVPADLKGVHKGIPGLYRLFSSLRKAFPEISAVADLHQVLRSRIVRTFFRLGGIPVAVIDKGREGKKRLTRKEGKVLQPLTTTIERYRQVFRELGLEPGIPGSGTLPRQANDKLQIGIAPFATYKEKTYPVEKMEEVIRQLTAREEVEVLLFGGGAQEVAQLNALAARFSRVQVMAGNFSLKEELSIISRLKLMVSMDSANMHLASLFGVPVVSVWGATHPYAGFMGYGQKEEFAAQIDLYCRPCSVFGNKPCFRGDHACMEQLSPERIVEKIWMLI, from the coding sequence ATGGCCAAAAGCCGTAGTATCCTGGCTATACGGTTTTCTGCCATGGGAGACGTGGCTATGACCATTCCCGTGATGAAAGAGGTGCTGGATGCGCATCCGGAACTTACCATCATTTTCGTGACCAATAAGAACTGGGGGCCACTTTGCGAGGGGATTCCCCGGCTGGTATTTGTGCCGGCTGATCTGAAAGGGGTGCATAAAGGGATTCCGGGCCTGTACCGGCTCTTTTCTTCCCTGCGTAAAGCCTTTCCGGAGATCAGTGCGGTAGCAGACCTGCACCAGGTACTGCGTTCCCGTATTGTGAGAACCTTTTTCCGGCTCGGGGGAATTCCGGTGGCGGTGATCGATAAAGGGCGGGAAGGGAAAAAACGGCTGACCAGGAAGGAAGGGAAGGTGCTGCAGCCACTGACCACTACCATTGAACGATACCGGCAGGTTTTCAGGGAGCTGGGGCTGGAACCAGGAATACCGGGTTCAGGAACATTACCCCGGCAGGCCAATGATAAACTCCAGATCGGTATTGCCCCCTTTGCCACATATAAGGAAAAGACCTATCCCGTTGAAAAAATGGAAGAGGTGATCCGGCAGCTCACTGCAAGAGAAGAGGTGGAAGTGTTGTTGTTTGGCGGCGGAGCACAGGAAGTGGCACAATTAAATGCACTGGCTGCCAGGTTTAGCCGTGTGCAGGTAATGGCAGGGAATTTCAGCCTGAAAGAAGAATTATCCATTATCAGCAGGTTAAAACTGATGGTAAGTATGGATTCCGCTAATATGCACCTGGCCTCCCTGTTTGGCGTACCCGTAGTATCTGTCTGGGGGGCTACGCATCCTTATGCAGGGTTTATGGGGTATGGCCAAAAAGAGGAGTTTGCGGCACAGATCGACCTGTATTGCAGACCATGTTCTGTTTTCGGAAATAAGCCCTGTTTCAGAGGAGATCATGCTTGTATGGAACAATTATCCCCGGAACGGATTGTTGAAAAAATATGGATGTTGATTTGA